Proteins from one Primulina huaijiensis isolate GDHJ02 chromosome 18, ASM1229523v2, whole genome shotgun sequence genomic window:
- the LOC140964351 gene encoding alpha-mannosidase 2-like, whose protein sequence is MPFSSRRGAGGWPQTSYLPTTKSANKQSRKPRKRTAAAFRDFILSNFFTISLCFTFLFFIFILFRFTSAPKPLLLPPRGRPSRSRKPVVPKSSNDSLLPAAVDITTKGLYDKIQFSDEDGGPWKQGWHVGYKGNEWDEEKLKVFVVPHSHNDPGWKLTVEEYYDRQSRHILDTVVETLSKDNRRKFIWEEMSYLERWWRDASEVKRESFVNLVRNRQLEIVGGGWVMNDEANSHYFAIIEQITEGNMWLNETIGVFPRNSWSIDPFGYSPTMAYLLRRMGFENMLIQRTHYELKKELAWHENLEYVWRQSWDSEETTDIFVHMMPFYSYDIPHTCGPEPAICCQFDFARMPGFVYEPCPWGDNPVETNHENVKERAVKLLDQYRKKSTLYRTNTLLVPLGDDFRYISINEAEAQFRNYQLLFDYINSDPSLNAEAKFGTLDEYFQTMRDEAARIDYSRNNEIGSGEIRGFPSLSGDFFTYADRNQDYWSGYYVSRPFFKAVDRVLEQTLRGSEIMLSFLFGYCQRVQCEKLPTGFSHKLTAARRNLALFQHHDGVTGTAKDHVVEDYGSRMHMSLQDLHIFMSKAIEVLLGIHHERSDQNLALFEPAQIRSKYDVQPMLRTITVREGTLQTVVIFNPLEQMRNEVVMVVVDRPDVTILDTNWTCIKGQVSPEIQHHKSKIFTGRHRVYWKASVPAMGLQTYYIANSFVQCEKAKLATLRISSPSNLLSCPTPYTCANLGSNTVEIGNWHQTLTFDVNLGLLQRIKGNDGHSTVFGEEISMYSSTESGAYLFKPNGEAEPITRTGGQIIVSEGLLVHEVYSYPKTSTENSPISHCTRIYNGKNTIQEFVIEKEYHVELLGPEFNDRELIARYKTDVDNRRVFYSDLNGFQTIRRETYDKIPLQGNYYPMPSLAFMQESSGKRFSVHTKQSLGVASLKNGWLEIMLDRRLVRDDGRGLGQGVMDNRPMNIVFHILVESNVSSPSVAILDNPLSPSLLSHLMGAHLNYPLHIFVGKKPEEIFVQPPPRSFSPLATPLPCDLHIVNFKVPRPLKYSQQPFEEPKFVLVLHRRHWYSAYCQKDRLLCSIMCDEPINLFKMFEGLTVTNARATSINLLHDDTETLGYGEHFGDGAQEGDILISPMEIQAYKLQLKSRG, encoded by the exons ATGCCATTTTCTTCCCGCCGCGGGGCCGGCGGTTGGCCACAAACCTCCTATCTCCCAACCACCAAATCCGCCAACAAGCAATCTCGCAAGCCGCGAAAGCGCACCGCCGCCGCCTTTCGCGACTTCATCCTCTCCAATTTCTTCACGATCAGCCTCTGTTTCACGTtcctcttcttcatcttcattcTCTTCCGTTTCACCTCTGCCCCCAAACCTCTCCTACTCCCTCCCCGGGGCCGACCTTCCCGTTCCCGGAAACCTGTTGTCCCTAAGTCTTCAAACGACAGCCTTCTCCCAGCTGCTGTAGATATTACTACCAAAGGGCTTTACGATAAGATCCAGTTCTCAGATGAGGATGGCGGCCCGTGGAAACAGGGGTGGCACGTGGGTTACAAAGGGAACGAGTGGGATGAGGAGAAACTGAAGGTGTTCGTAGTTCCGCATTCGCATAATGATCCAGGATGGAAGCTTACTGTTGAGGAGTATTATGATCGGCAGTCGAGGCATATTCTTGATACCGTCGTGGAAACGCTTTCTAAG GACAATAGACGAAAGTTTATATGGGAAGAGATGTCGTACTTGGAGAGATGGTGGAGGGATGCTTCAGAGGTCAAACGAGAATCCTTCGTCAATTTAGTAAGGAACAGGCAGCTGGAAATCGTTGGTGGTGGATGGGTGATGAATGACGAG GCTAATTCTCATTATTTTGCTATAATAGAGCAG ATAACAGAGGGAAATATGTGGTTGAATGAAACTATTGGAGTTTTTCCTAGAAATTCTTGGTCAATTGACCCATTCGGATATTCACCCACCATGGCATATCTTCTCCGCCGCATGGGTTTTGAGAACATGCTGATACAGAGAACGCATTATGAGTTGAAGAAGGAGCTAGCGTGGCATGAGAATTTGGAGTATGTGTGGCGGCAGAGCTGGGATTCGGAGGAAACAACTGATATTTTTGTTCACATGATGCCTTTCTATTCTTATGACATCCCACATACTTGTGGACCCGAGCCCGCTATTTGTTGCCAATTCGACTTTGCTCgaatgcctggtttcgtttacGAGCCTTGTCCTTGGGGAGATAATCCTGTTGAGACAAATCACGAAAATGTGAAGGAGAGAGCAGTTAAATTATTGGATCAATATCGAAAAAAATCGACACTTTACCGAACTAATACTCTTCTCGTTCCTCTTGGTGACGATTTCCGCTACATAAGCATCAACGAAGCAGAAGCCCAATTCAGGAATTATCAATTGTTATTCGACTATATCAATTCTGATCCAAGCTTGAACGCTGAAGCTAAATTTGGCACTCTGGATGAATATTTCCAAACAATGAGAGACGAAGCTGCCAGAATAGATTATTCACGTAACAACGAAATTGGCTCTGGTGAGATTCGGGGCTTTCCTTCTCTATCGGGTGATTTCTTTACTTATGCTGATAGAAATCAAGATTACTGGAGTGGCTATTACGTCTCCCGGCCTTTTTTCAAGGCTGTTGACCGTGTTTTGGAGCAAACACTTAGAGGTTCTGAAATTATGTTGTCATTTCTCTTTGGATACTGCCAGAGAGTTCAGTGTGAGAAGTTACCCACTGGGTTTTCACACAAGTTAACAGCTGCTAGACGGAATCTAGCTTTGTTTCAGCATCATGATGGTGTGACTGGAACAGCTAAGGATCACGTGGTTGAGGACTATGGGTCACGAATGCATATGTCTTTACAAGATTTACATATTTTCATGTCCAAGGCTATTGAAGTTCTGCTTGGAATTCATCATGAAAGAAGTGATCAGAACCTGGCACTATTTGAACCGGCACAAATAAGATCTAAATACGACGTTCAACCAATGCTGCGAACCATTACTGTTCGTGAAGGAACTCTGCAGACCGTGGTCATTTTTAATCCTCTTGAGCAAATGAGGAACGAGGTGGTCATGGTGGTTGTTGATAGACCAGATGTGACGATATTGGATACAAACTGGACATGTATCAAGGGTCAGGTCTCTCCTGAAATTCAACATCAtaaaagcaaaatatttacgggAAGGCATCGTGTTTACTGGAAAGCTTCTGTTCCTGCTATGGGTTTGCAAACTTATTATATCGCTAACAGTTTTGTTCAATGTGAGAAGGCCAAACTGGCAACTCTGAGAATTTCCAGTCCGTCAAACCTGTTATCTTGCCCCACTCCATACACTTGTGCTAATCTAGGAAGTAACACAGTTGAAATTGGAAATTGGCACCAGACACTAACCTTTGATGTAAATCTTGGTCTGCTGCAGAGAATCAAAGGTAATGACGGACACTCGACTGTTTTTGGTGAGGAAATAAGCATGTACTCCAGCACTGAGAGTGGAGCATACCTATTCAAACCAAACGGCGAAGCCGAGCCTATCACCAGAACTGGCGGACAAATTATTGTATCAGAGGGCCTTTTGGTGCATGAAGTTTACTCTTATCCGAAGACATCAACAGAAAATTCCCCAATTTCCCATTGCACCCGAATATATAATGGTAAAAACACCATTCAAGAATTTGTCATTGAGAAAGAGTATCATGTTGAGCTTCTGGGGCCTGAGTTTAATGATAGAGAACTAATTGCTAGATACAAGACTGACGTAGATAACAGGAGAGTCTTTTACTCAGATCTGAATGGCTTCCAGACGATCCGAAGGGAAACTTACGACAAGATACCCTTGCAGGGAAATTACTATCCCATGCCCTCTCTTGCATTTATGCAAGAATCAAGTGGAAAACGTTTCTCGGTTCATACTAAGCAGTCTTTGGGTGTGGCGAGCTTAAAAAATGGATGGTTGGAGATCATGCTCGATCGAAGACTCGTGAGAGATGATGGACGTGGTCTTGGCCAAGGAGTCATGGATAACCGTCCCATGAACATAGTTTTCCACATCCTCGTGGAATCCAATGTTTCGTCTCCTTCAGTCGCCATTTTGGATAATCCACTTAGCCCATCTCTACTCTCTCATCTAATGGGTGCTCATTTGAACTATCCGTTGCACATATTTGTTGGTAAAAAACCTGAGGAAATATTTGTACAGCCGCCTCCTAGATCCTTTTCACCTCTAGCAACTCCATTGCCCTGTGATTTGCATATAGTGAACTTTAAGGTCCCTCGGCCTTTGAAATACTCTCAGCAGCCATTTGAGGAACCCAAATTTGTGCTCGTCTTACATCGACGACACTGGTATTCTGCTTACTGTCAGAAAGACAGGTTGCTATGTTCGATTATGTGTGATGAACCAATCAATCTGTTCAAAATGTTTGAAGGGCTTACAGTTACAAATGCAAGAGCCACATCTATAAATCTTTTGCACGACGATACTGAGACTCTTGGCTATGGAGAGCATTTCGGAGATGGTGCTCAGGAAGGAGACATCCTCATCTCTCCCATGGAAATACAGGCTTACAAACTGCAGTTAAAGTCTCGTGGATAA